A DNA window from Vibrio sp. CDRSL-10 TSBA contains the following coding sequences:
- a CDS encoding OsmC family protein: MEAQVKWVEDFKFIGESQSGHCVVMDGNGGATAPSPMEMVLMAAGGCSSVDVVDGLKSAEQQVHSCIAKLTTERRDTAPRLFTKVNIHFVISGQQLDESVVEKVTADSLQKYCSVCLMLGAGVEMTHSWEIC, encoded by the coding sequence ATGGAAGCACAAGTTAAGTGGGTTGAAGATTTTAAATTTATTGGTGAATCTCAGTCCGGTCATTGTGTGGTGATGGATGGTAACGGCGGTGCGACTGCGCCAAGCCCGATGGAGATGGTGTTGATGGCTGCGGGTGGCTGCAGCTCGGTTGATGTGGTTGATGGCCTTAAATCTGCCGAGCAACAAGTACACAGCTGCATCGCAAAGTTGACTACTGAGCGTCGTGACACGGCGCCGCGTCTGTTTACCAAAGTCAATATTCACTTTGTGATCTCCGGCCAGCAACTCGATGAGTCGGTGGTTGAAAAGGTCACCGCGGATTCGCTGCAAAAATACTGCTCGGTATGTCTGATGCTGGGGGCCGGAGTGGAAATGACCCATAGCTGGGAAATTTGCTGA
- a CDS encoding thermostable hemolysin: MKDFFQDHQLQLAIVDRNHPDRADVEHYIAQRYSLAFDARLDTFMPTFMALMDNNQIKSLCGYRVAGDEPLFLEQYLDQPADVLLAQVFAKRVDRHQLIEFGQLASFSKGFSSLHFLLMTQKLVEQGYEWCVFTATDPLYAMMSRLGLDTVILAEADPSRIPNAATIWGNYYQYQPRIVAGHLRGALQHLQALFAARQHRLGGIL; this comes from the coding sequence ATGAAAGACTTTTTTCAGGATCATCAACTGCAACTTGCGATCGTTGATCGTAACCATCCTGACCGCGCCGATGTTGAACACTACATAGCGCAGCGTTATTCGCTCGCGTTTGATGCCCGGCTCGACACTTTTATGCCGACGTTTATGGCACTGATGGATAACAACCAGATTAAATCCTTATGCGGCTACCGCGTCGCCGGTGATGAACCGCTGTTTCTGGAGCAGTATCTGGACCAGCCAGCGGATGTTTTGCTGGCGCAGGTATTTGCTAAGCGGGTCGACCGACATCAGTTGATTGAATTTGGTCAGTTAGCCTCTTTCTCGAAAGGTTTCTCTTCGCTGCACTTTTTACTGATGACTCAGAAACTGGTCGAGCAAGGGTATGAATGGTGTGTCTTCACCGCGACCGATCCACTCTACGCCATGATGTCCAGATTGGGGCTCGACACTGTTATTTTGGCGGAGGCTGACCCGTCGCGTATCCCGAACGCAGCAACGATCTGGGGAAATTATTATCAATATCAGCCTCGTATCGTGGCGGGACATCTGAGAGGTGCGCTACAGCATCTGCAAGCGCTGTTTGCTGCGCGTCAGCATCGTTTGGGCGGTATTTTATGA
- a CDS encoding cation diffusion facilitator family transporter, whose translation MCARTTYNEKRVLTLSALFASLFAGGGLVIGLLVGSLVIMFDGVYSLVSLLLTLLSLATSRYIMKPSDERFPFGRAVLEPAVIAVKGAVILLVVGYSLYSAIGAMFTGGREVDASIATAFGAINVIGCGFAWWYMASLNKRRTSGLIDAEVKQWQMDAMLSVAVTAGFVIAWGMSLTPLAPYAVYADPMMMLAMSFYFIKVPFQMLTSALREIFLMAPSKEICQTVDQSVFDAGKESDQEIELAGVTKVGRELWVDVDIYPDSSEVILLEDIEQTRETIKKRLAKLPLKLQITVNIAT comes from the coding sequence ATGTGTGCTCGAACAACGTATAACGAAAAGCGTGTCCTGACCCTCTCTGCCCTTTTTGCATCACTTTTTGCAGGCGGCGGGTTAGTGATCGGTCTGCTCGTCGGCTCACTGGTGATTATGTTTGATGGTGTTTATTCACTGGTCAGCCTGCTGTTAACATTATTGTCGCTCGCGACATCACGTTACATTATGAAACCGTCTGATGAACGTTTTCCGTTCGGACGCGCGGTGCTCGAACCTGCCGTGATTGCGGTTAAAGGTGCGGTGATTCTGCTGGTGGTGGGTTACTCGCTTTACTCTGCAATTGGTGCCATGTTCACCGGCGGACGTGAAGTCGATGCGTCGATTGCCACTGCATTCGGTGCCATCAACGTGATCGGTTGTGGTTTTGCATGGTGGTACATGGCATCACTGAACAAACGCCGTACTTCTGGTCTTATCGATGCTGAAGTGAAGCAGTGGCAGATGGATGCCATGTTGAGCGTTGCAGTGACCGCTGGTTTCGTGATTGCCTGGGGAATGTCACTAACACCTTTGGCACCTTACGCAGTGTATGCCGACCCGATGATGATGTTAGCGATGTCGTTTTACTTCATCAAAGTACCGTTCCAAATGCTGACTTCAGCTCTGCGCGAAATCTTCCTGATGGCGCCGAGTAAAGAGATTTGTCAAACCGTTGACCAAAGTGTATTTGATGCCGGTAAAGAGTCCGATCAGGAAATAGAACTGGCCGGTGTGACCAAAGTAGGTCGCGAACTTTGGGTCGACGTCGATATTTACCCGGACAGCAGTGAAGTGATTTTGCTGGAAGATATTGAACAAACGCGCGAAACCATTAAAAAGCGCCTGGCCAAGCTGCCGCTGAAACTGCAGATCACCGTTAACATTGCGACTTGA
- a CDS encoding ATP-binding protein encodes MTANQQDILSDIDSSSQALLILLNDILDLSKIEAGSLTLTPNPFNFAELVYDTVNLVNLRAVTQHDELSIQLDPALPLLVVADEFRVKQILMNLLSNAVKFTKDGEINVEVNFLAEDTPQIRCSVTDSGRGIAKDKLTTIFAPFTQEDDSITRHFGGTGLGLAICQQLIEMMRGTLSVNSTKGLGSKFEFTIPVELPEEQPEPVQCSQFSLLVANGTSYVAAIRREYQRLGTEWAEAQTVADLTTMEFSKPVSHVVYCQSLTQRSQGDIGLLRQRFPHASIIFCQHHLFTRRGQVDNVDGWVTLPFLGARFERLLVNQSDGSQGAVDSTLLEQSPAAEPSSSCILIVEDNLMNQKIATFFLEKAGLSYVIVSNGQEAVDAITQGGRFAAILMDCMMPVMDGFTATRRIRQWEGEKRYSQHTDYRPDSQCP; translated from the coding sequence TTGACGGCTAACCAGCAAGATATTTTATCCGACATTGACAGTTCTTCTCAGGCGCTGCTGATATTGCTGAATGATATCCTCGATTTGTCCAAGATTGAGGCCGGGAGTCTGACGCTCACCCCTAACCCGTTTAACTTTGCTGAGCTGGTGTATGACACGGTGAACTTGGTGAATCTGCGTGCTGTGACGCAACACGATGAACTGTCTATACAGCTCGATCCTGCCTTGCCTTTGTTGGTCGTCGCAGATGAATTCAGGGTGAAGCAGATCCTGATGAACCTGCTGTCTAATGCGGTGAAATTTACCAAAGATGGTGAAATAAACGTTGAAGTCAATTTTCTTGCTGAGGATACGCCGCAAATCCGCTGCAGTGTTACGGACAGTGGGCGTGGCATAGCGAAAGACAAACTGACGACCATTTTTGCTCCGTTCACGCAGGAAGATGACAGCATTACCCGCCATTTTGGTGGCACGGGGCTGGGCCTGGCGATCTGCCAGCAGTTGATAGAAATGATGCGGGGGACCTTATCGGTCAACTCAACCAAAGGGTTGGGCAGTAAATTTGAGTTTACCATTCCTGTAGAGCTGCCGGAGGAGCAACCTGAACCGGTTCAGTGCTCGCAGTTCTCGCTGCTGGTGGCCAATGGCACCTCATATGTTGCAGCGATTCGTCGCGAGTACCAGCGCCTGGGAACCGAGTGGGCTGAAGCTCAGACAGTGGCTGACCTGACAACGATGGAATTCAGTAAACCGGTCAGTCATGTGGTCTATTGTCAAAGTCTGACTCAGCGCAGTCAGGGCGATATCGGGTTGTTACGGCAACGTTTTCCGCATGCCAGCATTATTTTCTGTCAACATCATCTGTTCACCCGTCGCGGTCAGGTCGATAACGTGGACGGCTGGGTTACGCTGCCTTTTCTCGGCGCCCGTTTTGAACGTCTTCTTGTTAATCAATCAGATGGTTCACAGGGAGCCGTGGATAGTACGCTACTTGAACAGAGTCCCGCGGCTGAGCCAAGCTCAAGTTGTATCCTGATTGTGGAAGATAATCTGATGAATCAGAAAATCGCGACTTTCTTTCTGGAGAAGGCCGGCCTGAGCTATGTGATTGTCAGCAATGGTCAGGAAGCTGTGGATGCCATTACCCAGGGGGGAAGGTTTGCCGCCATTCTGATGGATTGCATGATGCCGGTGATGGATGGATTTACTGCCACACGCCGGATTCGCCAGTGGGAAGGAGAGAAACGGTATAGCCAACATACCGATTATCGCCCTGACAGCCAGTGTCCTTGA
- a CDS encoding histidine kinase dimerization/phospho-acceptor domain-containing protein: MLVIAWGTWTLFSQFQSQLLSYQSSTQKVTALNYVANATHSFYHILSRRLNDDPLDFYIEQLESELNQLNEFFAPSVTRLVAENSDLLIRNNIAELRSLAQEVRTASFDDVRQYGTWAFDLIYELNLEIQKTSNHDAPAEIHHLDTIYDELSWFLYWMQREAWFLRDLAQSETLNKQQVGQYLRIAENEQLYLERFIDSGASSVQLEQIVKLFAQQDFRQGALVREKILQQDVSPAELAGYVQTLDNRQTSIQKLFVGFSDHLAGQIAHRSQQDQQRIILVSVVVFLVFMLLLFLGLGTFYRISTKLNRILDTMWRMQDKRDQVQLIEIDGNDEFSDFATNLNHIIEEVQVHEASLIQAKEEAVAANRAKSSFLANMSHEIRTPLNGIIGMTEVLGNVRVDG, from the coding sequence ATGTTGGTAATAGCTTGGGGAACGTGGACGTTATTTAGTCAGTTTCAGTCCCAGTTATTGTCTTATCAAAGTTCGACCCAGAAAGTGACTGCGCTCAACTACGTTGCCAATGCCACTCACTCGTTTTATCACATATTAAGTCGCCGGCTGAACGATGATCCGCTGGATTTCTATATTGAACAGCTGGAGTCTGAGCTGAATCAACTGAATGAATTTTTTGCTCCTTCAGTGACCCGGCTGGTTGCGGAAAATTCCGATTTGTTAATTCGCAATAATATTGCAGAGCTGAGAAGTCTGGCACAGGAAGTCCGCACGGCCTCATTCGACGATGTCAGGCAATATGGTACCTGGGCTTTTGACTTAATTTATGAGCTCAACCTCGAAATTCAGAAAACCAGTAATCACGACGCTCCGGCAGAGATCCATCATTTAGACACCATTTATGATGAACTCAGTTGGTTTCTGTACTGGATGCAACGTGAAGCCTGGTTTTTACGCGATTTAGCGCAGTCTGAAACTCTGAACAAGCAGCAGGTCGGGCAATACTTACGTATTGCTGAGAATGAACAATTGTATCTGGAGCGCTTTATCGACTCCGGGGCCAGTTCAGTGCAGCTGGAACAGATAGTCAAACTGTTTGCGCAGCAGGACTTCAGACAAGGGGCATTAGTGCGGGAAAAAATTCTGCAGCAGGATGTCTCCCCGGCAGAGCTGGCCGGTTATGTACAAACACTGGATAATCGCCAGACATCAATCCAGAAGCTGTTTGTCGGTTTCTCCGATCATCTCGCCGGGCAGATCGCTCATCGCTCTCAGCAGGATCAGCAGCGTATCATTCTGGTCAGCGTGGTGGTATTTCTGGTGTTTATGCTGCTGCTGTTCCTTGGGCTCGGAACCTTCTATCGTATTTCTACCAAGCTGAATCGTATCCTCGATACGATGTGGCGGATGCAGGACAAACGGGATCAGGTTCAGCTGATTGAGATTGATGGCAATGACGAGTTCTCCGACTTTGCCACCAATCTCAATCACATCATTGAAGAAGTTCAAGTGCATGAAGCTTCTCTGATTCAGGCCAAAGAAGAAGCGGTTGCCGCTAACCGGGCGAAAAGTTCCTTTCTGGCGAACATGTCCCATGAAATCCGTACTCCGCTCAACGGTATTATTGGTATGACTGAAGTGTTGGGAAACGTCAGGGTTGACGGCTAA
- a CDS encoding AMP-binding protein has product MMNQIITTLIQRAQHTPDDTAFSGSRHGLQQQSRLSYSQLLTRVQQAAELLQAWSVNCIALRADNSLDWVIIDLAAMYARIPIVPVPMFFSQAQVEHTLQQSGADLLVGEWLESHGIADDRIEGFDVWRLSSGLPQWLPDSSKITFTSGSTGQPKGVCLGQKQLIEVSCALAAAIQADVCCKTHLIMLPLSTLLENITGVYVPILLGANSVVLSGF; this is encoded by the coding sequence ATGATGAATCAAATTATTACCACATTAATTCAGCGCGCGCAGCATACGCCGGATGACACCGCATTCAGCGGCTCTCGGCACGGATTACAGCAGCAGAGCCGTCTTAGCTACAGTCAGTTACTGACGCGGGTTCAGCAGGCAGCGGAGCTGTTGCAAGCCTGGTCTGTGAACTGTATTGCGCTGCGTGCGGACAATAGCCTCGACTGGGTGATTATCGATTTGGCCGCGATGTATGCGCGGATCCCGATTGTTCCGGTGCCGATGTTTTTCAGTCAGGCTCAGGTGGAGCATACCTTACAGCAATCCGGTGCTGATCTCCTGGTCGGAGAGTGGCTTGAGAGTCACGGTATCGCCGATGATCGGATTGAAGGGTTCGATGTCTGGCGTTTATCAAGCGGGTTACCGCAGTGGCTGCCAGACAGCAGCAAGATTACTTTTACTTCCGGTTCGACCGGGCAGCCGAAAGGGGTTTGTCTGGGGCAGAAGCAGTTGATTGAGGTTAGTTGTGCCCTCGCCGCTGCTATTCAGGCGGACGTGTGTTGCAAGACCCATTTGATCATGCTGCCGTTATCGACCCTGCTGGAAAACATCACCGGTGTCTACGTGCCGATCTTGCTTGGCGCCAATTCAGTGGTGCTGTCCGGTTTCTGA
- a CDS encoding methyltransferase domain-containing protein encodes MAQNWDEYAASWEQDEATVVFANNVFEQLNKLTSLEGKHVLDFGCGTGLLSQWMSPLAKDIVSLDSSEAMIEELDKKELANVEPVVDHLTRGLVAQHPAFRKQFDLVVASSVCGYVANLDEVAEIIYSLLDEGGLFVHWDWLVAEDDPEFGLSESEVKSTLTKAGFTDVETVTAFEVATPQGVMPVIMGIGRK; translated from the coding sequence ATGGCACAAAACTGGGACGAATATGCAGCGAGCTGGGAGCAAGATGAAGCGACCGTGGTTTTCGCCAACAACGTCTTTGAGCAACTGAATAAGCTGACTTCCCTTGAGGGCAAGCACGTGCTTGATTTTGGTTGCGGCACCGGATTATTGAGTCAGTGGATGTCGCCGTTGGCGAAAGATATCGTTTCTCTGGATTCGTCAGAGGCGATGATTGAAGAGCTGGATAAAAAAGAACTGGCGAATGTGGAGCCCGTGGTGGATCACCTGACCCGCGGTTTGGTGGCTCAGCATCCGGCATTTCGTAAACAATTTGATTTAGTGGTGGCGTCATCCGTATGCGGTTATGTCGCCAATCTCGATGAAGTGGCCGAAATTATATACTCGCTACTGGATGAAGGCGGTCTGTTCGTGCACTGGGACTGGCTGGTGGCGGAAGATGATCCTGAGTTTGGCCTGAGCGAGTCAGAGGTCAAATCAACGCTGACTAAGGCCGGCTTTACTGATGTCGAAACCGTCACCGCGTTTGAAGTGGCAACACCACAAGGCGTCATGCCAGTCATTATGGGTATCGGCCGCAAATAA
- a CDS encoding exopolysaccharide biosynthesis protein, whose amino-acid sequence MLSLAGLIPGISFFAGFAIFLLGLQIIVGFQSPRLPKLIQRRRLNRHKTLRFIEEMRPWLERVEQYIKPRWEPLSNSMARRVVGVIICLLSAVAVMPLPFVNFPPNIAIILFALGIIERDGLFMLIGGVLSVFAVWAGYLLMRIALNSLMLVL is encoded by the coding sequence ATGTTGAGTCTGGCCGGATTAATTCCCGGCATTTCATTTTTCGCCGGATTTGCCATTTTTTTGCTCGGCCTGCAAATCATTGTTGGATTCCAGTCCCCGCGTCTGCCGAAACTGATTCAGCGTCGTCGTCTTAACCGCCATAAAACTCTGCGTTTTATCGAAGAGATGCGACCGTGGCTGGAGCGGGTAGAGCAATACATCAAACCGCGTTGGGAACCTCTGTCCAACTCAATGGCGCGGCGCGTTGTCGGCGTGATCATTTGTCTGTTATCTGCTGTTGCAGTGATGCCGCTGCCTTTTGTCAACTTTCCCCCTAATATTGCGATTATCTTATTTGCGCTGGGAATCATAGAGCGTGACGGTTTGTTCATGCTGATTGGTGGCGTGCTGAGCGTCTTCGCTGTCTGGGCCGGATATCTGTTGATGCGTATAGCACTCAACTCGCTGATGTTGGTATTATAA
- a CDS encoding cytidine/deoxycytidylate deaminase family protein — translation MISKWAQRFYQMAELVGSWSKDPSTQVGAVITKQNRIVSVGFNGYPHGISDSANTDDRDMKYLKTLHAEENAILFAKRDLDGCEIYVTHFPCPNCAAKIIQTGIAAVHCPEQSEDFLSRWGDKIQVSQDMFLQAGVKVNWLPIEETQLDYRDSPALLRFCPAR, via the coding sequence ATGATTTCTAAATGGGCACAACGCTTTTACCAAATGGCAGAACTCGTTGGTTCCTGGAGTAAAGACCCTTCGACCCAGGTCGGAGCGGTGATCACGAAACAAAACCGCATCGTTTCGGTCGGCTTTAACGGCTACCCGCACGGTATTTCAGACAGCGCAAACACCGATGACCGAGATATGAAATATCTCAAGACATTGCATGCAGAAGAAAACGCAATTCTGTTCGCAAAACGGGATCTGGACGGTTGTGAAATCTATGTCACTCACTTTCCGTGCCCGAACTGTGCGGCCAAAATCATCCAGACCGGCATAGCTGCCGTGCACTGCCCGGAACAATCAGAGGACTTTTTGTCCCGCTGGGGTGACAAGATCCAAGTCAGCCAGGACATGTTTCTTCAGGCCGGCGTAAAAGTAAACTGGCTGCCGATTGAAGAAACTCAGCTCGATTACAGAGATTCGCCTGCCCTCTTAAGGTTTTGTCCGGCGCGATAA
- the yddG gene encoding aromatic amino acid DMT transporter YddG, translating to MALHICTVYGVAAILLWSCVAGLVRMVAEQFSPTGGAALIYTVASVFLVGVMGIPRINRFSLRYLIIGGALFVSYEICLALALGMAHSRHQALEMSVINYLWPALTVLFTVISSRQPVSRWVYPCILVAFLGVAWAISGDSGLSLEQIAGNVSGNPMAYTMAALGAVIWAVYCNVTRVIANGQNAVTLFFIATALILWVKYVSGDEPALQFTVPSALTLVLTAVVMGSGYALWNQAILAGNMLLLATLSYFTPVFSTLFSCLILGVVLGSHFWQGVVMVTLASLVCWWVTRHSSAAEQPSVSPTEKTV from the coding sequence TTGGCACTGCACATATGTACCGTTTACGGTGTTGCAGCCATATTATTATGGAGTTGCGTTGCGGGTTTAGTTCGTATGGTCGCGGAGCAGTTCAGCCCGACCGGCGGGGCTGCCCTGATTTATACGGTTGCCAGCGTGTTTCTGGTCGGGGTGATGGGGATTCCCCGCATTAATCGCTTTTCCTTGCGCTATCTTATCATCGGCGGGGCGCTGTTTGTCAGCTACGAGATTTGCCTTGCGCTGGCTTTGGGAATGGCACACTCCCGTCACCAAGCGCTGGAAATGTCGGTGATTAACTACCTGTGGCCGGCATTGACCGTACTGTTTACCGTTATTTCCAGTCGGCAACCTGTCAGCCGCTGGGTTTATCCATGTATCCTGGTCGCTTTTCTCGGTGTTGCCTGGGCGATTTCAGGTGACAGCGGTTTATCGCTGGAGCAAATTGCCGGCAATGTGTCGGGCAATCCGATGGCGTATACCATGGCTGCATTGGGCGCCGTGATTTGGGCGGTGTATTGCAACGTCACCCGGGTGATTGCCAATGGTCAGAATGCAGTCACTCTGTTTTTTATCGCTACGGCGCTCATTCTTTGGGTGAAATATGTATCAGGAGATGAACCCGCGCTGCAGTTCACCGTTCCGTCCGCTCTGACGCTTGTGCTCACTGCTGTGGTGATGGGCAGCGGCTATGCGCTTTGGAATCAGGCGATTCTGGCCGGTAATATGCTGCTGTTGGCAACCTTGTCATATTTTACCCCGGTATTTTCGACCCTGTTTTCCTGCCTGATTCTTGGCGTGGTGCTGGGCAGCCATTTCTGGCAGGGAGTGGTGATGGTGACGCTGGCATCTTTAGTGTGCTGGTGGGTAACCCGCCATAGCTCCGCGGCGGAGCAGCCAAGCGTATCTCCAACGGAGAAAACGGTTTAG
- a CDS encoding EAL domain-containing protein, translating to MLSASSQAVSGSLLRGLLPLFYLAAVAIVSHSLLVVPQTVAPYLYAYPLCLLLAFVSANSRLKMLAALTALGCVIMASHQSSSAALQETFILIPLTYLILFPGTLWPVIAALLLVIASLSHYSFHSATFGDYLLDAMELVSISILATLGVYYKQKLQSQLERYRRDSLTDFLTRLANRAAFLNDTKRLESQYHPEEHYALLQLDIDDFKLINDTLGHHQGDILLAGLAERLNQLNLDCDKLYRLSGDEFALIITGDQHIRAKADQVAHRILAACSQAFFLNQRYYSMTLSIGVALFEDAMYDSDIWCRNVDIALLRAKQKGKNLVQHFDEELIGETIRNYQLERELSTAINRQQLHLEYQPKVDVFSGQVTSAEALIRWHHPDLGQVNPEQFVAIAEKSQQIIPIGRWVIETACRQAKAWQQQGHDICIAVNVSAVQFLYDDIFQVISQTLRDTDLDPRLLQLEITETTLIQQPQSVSQTCDELRRIGVRIAIDDFGIAYSSLNYLKQLPIDVVKIDKSFIDDCVEDHHDHMLVRTIIQLGHNLGKVVTAEGVNSREQLSLLADEGCDDYQGYYYSPPLRAEQFITLITREQATQTLSMGRH from the coding sequence ATGTTATCTGCATCCAGTCAGGCCGTTTCAGGATCGCTTTTGCGGGGCTTATTGCCTCTGTTTTATCTTGCTGCAGTCGCTATTGTCAGTCATTCACTGTTGGTGGTACCCCAGACGGTAGCACCTTATCTGTATGCCTACCCGCTGTGCCTGTTACTGGCTTTTGTCAGTGCGAACTCAAGACTCAAGATGCTGGCAGCACTGACCGCTCTGGGCTGTGTCATCATGGCAAGCCACCAATCATCGTCTGCTGCGCTGCAGGAAACCTTTATCCTGATCCCTCTGACCTATTTGATTCTGTTTCCGGGCACCCTGTGGCCAGTCATCGCAGCGCTGCTTTTAGTTATAGCCAGCTTGTCTCATTACTCTTTCCATTCGGCGACTTTCGGTGACTACTTATTGGATGCGATGGAGCTTGTCTCGATTTCAATACTGGCAACGCTCGGCGTGTACTATAAACAAAAGCTGCAGTCTCAGCTCGAACGCTATCGACGCGACAGTCTGACCGATTTTCTTACCCGCCTTGCCAACCGTGCCGCGTTTTTAAATGACACCAAACGACTGGAATCCCAATACCACCCCGAAGAGCACTATGCTTTGTTGCAGCTGGATATTGATGATTTCAAACTGATTAATGACACTTTGGGCCATCATCAGGGCGATATACTACTCGCAGGACTGGCGGAACGTCTTAACCAGCTGAACCTTGACTGTGACAAGTTGTACCGTCTCAGTGGCGACGAGTTTGCGCTCATTATAACAGGTGACCAACACATCCGGGCCAAAGCCGATCAGGTCGCTCACCGTATTCTCGCTGCCTGCAGCCAGGCATTTTTTCTCAATCAGCGCTACTACAGTATGACACTGAGCATCGGCGTGGCTCTGTTTGAGGACGCGATGTACGACAGTGATATCTGGTGCCGTAATGTGGATATCGCACTGCTGCGCGCTAAACAAAAAGGCAAGAATCTGGTGCAGCATTTTGATGAAGAGTTAATCGGAGAAACCATCCGTAATTATCAGCTCGAACGTGAACTGAGCACGGCGATTAACCGCCAGCAGTTACATCTGGAGTATCAACCTAAAGTCGACGTTTTCAGCGGACAAGTGACAAGTGCTGAAGCGCTGATACGCTGGCACCATCCTGATTTAGGTCAGGTTAACCCGGAGCAGTTCGTGGCAATTGCGGAAAAAAGCCAGCAAATCATTCCCATCGGGCGCTGGGTGATTGAGACTGCCTGTCGCCAGGCCAAAGCCTGGCAGCAACAGGGCCACGATATCTGTATTGCCGTTAACGTATCTGCGGTCCAGTTTCTTTACGACGATATTTTTCAGGTCATCTCCCAGACTCTGCGGGATACGGACCTCGATCCACGGTTGCTCCAGCTCGAAATCACCGAAACCACTCTGATACAACAGCCACAAAGCGTCAGCCAGACTTGTGATGAATTACGTCGTATTGGCGTGCGCATTGCAATCGATGATTTTGGTATTGCTTACTCATCGCTTAATTACTTAAAACAACTACCGATCGATGTGGTTAAGATCGACAAATCTTTCATCGATGACTGTGTTGAGGATCACCACGACCATATGCTGGTCAGAACCATCATCCAACTCGGCCATAACCTCGGAAAAGTGGTCACCGCTGAAGGGGTAAACAGCCGTGAACAATTATCACTACTGGCTGATGAGGGGTGTGACGACTATCAGGGCTATTACTACTCACCGCCTCTGAGAGCAGAACAATTCATCACCTTGATTACGCGCGAGCAGGCAACTCAAACACTTTCAATGGGTCGCCACTAG
- a CDS encoding DUF1294 domain-containing protein, translating into MAVKGHITEWYAAQGYGYVTPEQDARRIKFYRQDVSRSVDSLRAGRPVRFRIVEDAQGNSRALQLDSLRPCPWLTLLSVWFLAALVGGILFWSYPLQVGLFYLILTSLLWLVCVLEWRAERHNKPVTGDAAMLFLCGIGGWPGALTGAYLFRLQARSLVYSTLLFIVIVIHIALVGWSLTPQGMQTLQPIVASVLAHVSLVAREFGWVF; encoded by the coding sequence ATGGCAGTCAAAGGTCACATCACTGAGTGGTATGCCGCTCAGGGATACGGTTACGTTACTCCTGAACAGGATGCCCGGCGTATCAAGTTCTACCGACAGGATGTGTCCCGCTCGGTCGACAGCCTGCGTGCCGGACGTCCGGTTCGTTTTCGCATTGTAGAGGATGCGCAGGGCAACAGCCGTGCGCTGCAGCTGGATAGCCTGCGTCCCTGCCCGTGGCTGACTCTGTTGTCAGTGTGGTTTTTAGCCGCGCTGGTCGGCGGCATTCTGTTTTGGTCCTATCCCCTGCAAGTTGGGCTGTTCTATCTTATTTTGACGAGTCTGCTTTGGCTGGTTTGTGTGCTGGAGTGGCGTGCGGAAAGGCATAACAAGCCCGTGACGGGTGATGCTGCCATGCTGTTTTTGTGCGGTATCGGTGGATGGCCGGGCGCTCTGACCGGTGCTTATCTGTTTCGGTTGCAGGCTCGCTCCTTGGTGTATAGCACGCTGTTATTCATCGTTATTGTCATTCACATCGCTCTGGTAGGCTGGAGTCTGACCCCGCAGGGAATGCAGACTCTGCAACCCATAGTCGCTTCGGTGCTGGCTCACGTGAGTTTGGTGGCCCGCGAGTTTGGCTGGGTCTTTTGA